The genomic region GACAAACTTAAAGAAGCATACATGATCTGTGGTTGTGCAACGTACGCTTTTaagagcatttttttaaatatatgctttttatTAAACGTAATATGCATTCTTATTCAAGTTGGCATTCCTGCTAAGTTCCTTAAACTAATTAATTCGTTTCTGGATTGGCGTAAATGTTCATTTCTCATAACAGTATAACGGAACAGAACAGTATATTGAGTTATCCTATATGACACAACTGTATGTTCAATGAATATATCCCAGAATTTTGGAATGAGATACTTGTTATTTTGATACAGATTTTACACCTAAGGTTCATCTCCAAAGATTCTCGTAATACATAGCCCAGCTGTTCGACCTGATTTTGGCCAATATGTTgcttttattatgttattttcatattattacaAATCAGATATCAATTCCTAGACATGCACTCTGGTTTCTTACGCTTATCTATCTATTTATGATAAAAGgatatgaatataaatgttttacgGAGGCGGGTATATGATATAATGGGCTTAAATTATTTGGCAATAAAACTTGTGCTTGTAACGCACAATAATTTTTCACGCATCAATATGAGCAAtttcatattcgcattgtcaaGATCTTATGAGTCATAAgcaaatgaaaaacattatgCCAAAAAGATGTCTGATGGACTTTAAAGcttctcacagatttatcgtttcGACAACTTTAGTTGtagtttttgtatttgaatgagCTAATATGTGCGTCAATATCTGGAAACCAatggtataagactgcttaaAAAGATCAAATCTCAGGTTATCATATTTACGCTCGAAAATAGTTTATGGCtgaaagcgttactaacgctttaagaaaacgAGTTTTTCTGCAGTTTacaaaacaattgagatctatTTTGATTGTGAGTTATATAAAATGACTGAATTTaagacattgatgccaaaatcagctgattatgggacaaatgttgtaaaaagtgtcaaaattgacaatttgtgagagtgcagctttaaatgtacGTGGCTGGGTTCCTTGTCTGACCCTTTttttacgaaaatgcttgctcTTGTAAACAGTTTATAAAACACCATTTCATTCGTTGATTGATTgagtattgtaaaaaaatgacacGGCATTACCTCGTCAGTTAAACATAAGGCGTATTAGAAGTTGATATCCCGGTACATTGAGCCCGTGGGTATTGATACATGCCGCAGTCCTGTCATATCCCTGCCATGAACATCCAGTACTTTGTATATTTTCCAGGAAGTTTGATTCCCCAAAGGCCCATGGTTTATCTACAAAACATTGAGATGAGCCTTTTTGTAGACAATAGGCCCTGGGgctaataaataataatggctaattattcatattatttctGGATATATTGGCATCGATATTTAGGGAAAACATGATATACGTATCACCATAGCACGCGATGTGTTTTATTTGCGATACAGTTTGAGCTTTACAGTATCATTCTTACGAATGTCCATACCGTTTATCGCTTTCATGTCAGTGTTTTGACTAAAAATGGGGCCGAAATTCGACCCTTTTCAAATcccaaaatgtattttttttcgcaaaaattgtgctcaaaaatttcatttttctcaaCTCTAAATGAGTCAACTTCAATATATCTATtgactttctttattttttttaaattctgtaTCTTAAAGTGCCTTCGCTTTGTGTCCTTGTTTGAAATATACTATAATTAATTCACAATTGTAGGCATTTTGTCGCTATTTCCATTTTTCTAAGTCTCCTGGCTCCATTCAtcacaaaaatattgaaaaagcaCTGCATGTGTTCTAGTTTTCCCATGATTTTGAATACAAACTGATgtgaaaaaacattattcttgGTGTTGTAACACTGATGTGTAttttatacagtcgaaacccgttggctcgatattctagggaccggcaAAACAACTTCGAGCCAAACGGGAATGCTAACCTAgagtaaaaattaaaaattgggCCTTTACAACTAACTCGAGCCATCGAAGAATCGAGCCAAACGATATCGAGcaaacgggtttcgactgtttATGCAACATCATCGGTACGCCCGCGATCTTGACTTTGACTAATCATGTGTGTAATCTCCACTGATCTATTTTGACCTGGGAACAGGAAAGAAGATATAAAGATGCTGATGGGCTGATAATATTCGGTTTAACGGAACATCTACAAGATTTAACTCCCCGGGTAACGGATGAACCTGACCACCCGTCTATTTCTCACGTATAGCAACTGAGGCCacttataataattgtttgtttgatattaCCCGCTAAACAAACAACTGCATAAGGGGTTAAAGGGAGCTTTATTACATGAACTAAGCTATTGCTCCAAACTACAGAAGCGCGcgaataatacatatataaagcacAGGCAAGATATAATATGGCAAACAATTACATAATATGATAAGCGCACtacattatgaacaaaaaaataaacactcaataattaaaattgcatCTGTTGATAAAATCCAGCGTCCAGTCTGATAAGCGCGCATGTAATAACTAGCTGGAGCGAGGAATTGGCTCCCAGAAAACCCCATTAGAGGTCACATGACCAGAAGGTGTGAAAAAGGGGGCGCCAGCAGTAGTTTGTCTAAATACAATTAAGTAGCTTAATTAAACACCACAACACAATCAATCCTACGAGTTGAAAATGGTTTAGCCTCTCCAGTGGTCATTATTTCAGTTTTCATTATGgccttaaagctgctctctccaTTTACCGTTTTGAGATttctttttcttattatttttgcattggaatgagcaaattctTACATAAAAATCTGGTATTAGAATGCTGatcaaagatcagatcgcagctttatatttttgttcgaaaGTTCATGCTTTATGGCAAAAAGTGGGTAAAGTAACGTTAAACAAACTATAAACTATGCCATGAATTCCAAATTTTACAGGTGAAGAAAACGGAACGACTCTGTACAGTACATGTTTGATATAATCCACATCCTTGTGATTGTATACTTTGCTCAACTTGTTGTATAAAACTCGCTCAGAACAAGTCAGACTCCCTGGATTGTCTTTAGCTTGTCAAGTGGATTGCAATTTACCTGTAATTGCATTATTACAACTCATAAGTCATACAAGAATTCGTCTGCTGATAGCGCTAAAGTATCAAATACAAGAGGTAAACATTCATTCGCGATGGATGCTGTTACTGAATTTGTCctcatgttgtcatgtatgtatgacctgagtgtaataaagatatttgttgttgttgttgtcgaaGAGTTGCTCTTTCTAAAGAAATTATATGTGACTTCAGGGGCATTATTCAATATAGTTCTTATAGTAGACATCTTCAGTGACTCTGGGGCCGCATTCATTAAGCATCTTAGTAACGCTTTGACTCTGGGGCCGCATTCATTAAGCATCTTAGTAACGCTTTGACTCTGGGGCCGCATTCATTAAGCATCTTAGCAACGCTTTGACTCTGGGGCCGCATTCATTAAGCATCTTAGTAACGCTTTGACTCTGGGGCCGCATTCATTAAGCATCTTAGTAACGCTTTGTCTCTGGGGCCGCACTTATTAAGCATCTTAGTAACGCTTATCTACTTAGTGAAATATTgcctttttacaaatttgatttttttttgtacctccaaaatatgaaaataagcaagaaaatagtctaaacaatatatgcatgtgAATAAATCCGATGAAAAATTTTATAGCAGGTTTTTGAAATACTCGTTGTCAAATATTACGAATTCTCAATAAGTTGataatattcactaagatgcttattgaatacagcTCCTGTACAGTACATGTTTGATATAATCCACATTCAAGTGATTGTATACATTGCTCAACCTCCGTCAGACATATTCAGACTCCTTGGAATGTCTTTAAATTGTCAAACGGCTTACAATTCATGTCTCAGTATTTCCTATTTGATGTTTTCAGATTGGTTCATCTTCCATGCTTTCAGCTTTTACATCCCGTCAAACCTTACCTATGACAAAGGTGTACCTTTTGTAATTGTACActttatgcattatttattgcCTGATTACAATGTTATTACCTTGTAATTTTAACATCGGTCACGAGCGATGCTTTTAATGATAGAGTCTTGAAAACAAGAATTTGATATATTGATGTTCAAGGGGAAATTCACACGTCATATTCAATGTTATTTACTtctattttattcttttatctGTCTCATATAACTGAACGACAAAGGATGGGGGGTCACGCAAAAGTGAATATCGTTTGAAATTAAACTGGACTATAGTCTATAATACGTGCTTTGAATTGTAATGCCGACTTggagttaaagctgcactttcacagactgactgttttgacaacttttattatttatttgtttgccttgaaatgagccaattattgcgtaaatgtctggaaactagtggtacaagactgctgacaaaatatctgatcgcagtttttcatatttacgttcgaaaaatgatgttttatggcttaaggCATCACTTGtacactttaagaaaaatgaaaatttcggCAGATTTCCATACAATTGAGATCTGATCTATTTTGAATTATCTTGTATGACTGAATTTATGGCATTGAAACCAAAATccgctgattctgagacaacaCCTAAAAATATCGGTTTCTGAGAGCGCAGCTGTAAGACACATATTTAATTTTTCTACTTGATTCttgtaaatgatatttaaatgaaataatccCATACCGTATCTGTCCAGTAAAATCTCGTTGAATATAAAATGTTCTCCTTCATTTCTCCAGTGTTCATGCAGCGGGATTCAATCGATGTACTGCAATATGCATATTACATTAACAACCCCCTTCCTATTTCCCGATATTCTTGATGCCCGGGGCGCGGGCACTCATTACCAAGCACCATCAACCATTTATTGCCCTATTTACTGTAATTGAGCATTCGATTGATTCTACTCTACAGGTTCATCGAAGACTCAATCGACTTAATTATTGCAGATATCTAACTTTAGGTTATTTCTGACCGATTTAGATTATGTCCCGGATATTTGATGTTCGAAATAAGCTGAGTCAGAGGAGTTTTGATGATTTTCTACATCTATCAATTGGAAGTCGAACTACTTGACTGGAGGGTATTCAGCTGGAATATGTTTATGTGAACTATGCTCCACGCATGTTTTGTATAACATAATAGAGCGTGTTGTATActtctcccaccccagataatAACAGTCGAAACTCATTACGttgaactctgttatctcgatgttctgattatgtcgaactttttcgattttttttccgGTGTTGTTATACACTATCTGTCTATAGGTTATATCAAATGTTCGTTGTCTGTTTCCCAATATCCAGTCGACTTccacatagcgagttttgactgtagatccaaatattttgccatgctagaaatccttatcttgcccacgggcaaagatgataaaaaagtacccgtttgtaaaaataaattgaaatacatcCTTACTATATTGTGAtttactgaggtgggagaaaaaacatctaccatggccgctcgtgtaagatggGTTTATCCCGACCCTCGAGCAGGGTGTAGGTTTATCCCAACCCTCGAGCAGGGTGTAGGTTTATCCCAACCCTCGAGCAGGGTGTAGGTTTATCCCAACCCTCGAGCAGGGTGTAGGTTTATCCAACCCTCGAGTAGGGTGTAGGTTTATCCAACCCTCGAGCAGGGTGTAGGTTTATCCAACCCTCGAGCAGGGTGTAGGTTTATCCAACCCTCGAGCAGGGTGTAGGTTTATCCAACCCTCGAGCAGGGTGTAGGTTTATCCCAACCCTCGAGCAGGGTGTAGGTTTATCCAACCCTCGAGCAGGGTGTAGGTTTATCCCAACCCTCGAGCAGGGTGTAGGTTTATCCCAACCCTCGAGCAGGGTGTAGGTTTATCCCAACCCTCGAGCAGGGTGTAGGTTTATCCCAACCCTCGAGCAGGGTGTAGGTTTATCCCAACCCTCGAGCAGGGTGTTCAGCGGAAACCTCATTCTGTAAAACACACAGCGTTTGGGTTAGGATGAAACTATCTAACACTCTCGCAATGCtcaagtcaaaataaatattctgttctgttctgcaaaaaaaaacctaatttattttatttgtattacttCTACATCTGTGTTTAATGACTTTTTGAATACATAtctgtaaatatttttacattattgtttgactacatgtatgtactttGTTGGTACGTCTAATacaattctgttctgttctgtattcgtttcattattaaacaattagGAACGTTTTACAATTGATTACCCTTTAATGTGTTGTTTCATCTTTGATCTAGGTTTTAGTAATTCACAACGGGAGCTGAAACATGTACTCTTGTATATTTATGTAGATCTATACATATTAGTGTAAATTATTATGGGCAATTATTCAATTCAGAAGAATGTCAACTGTTGCCGATGTAACATACCGTTATATCATTACGAATAAAACGAGGaaattgttacatttaaaactaCATCAGATTATTTGAGTTTGACGGGAGCTTTCTGGATTTTTCCTGTATAATTTATgactttaataattaaaataaaaaggctTCATTTTCTATAAGACTACTGTtgaaatactgaacatttttaaacacagaacagaacagaacatttattagGCATAAACCTTTACATGTTCGTagccaaatgcatatatatacattcacggCGGCAATACAAACAGTATTGACATTTACTGTTGTATGAGAAGAGCGTAATttcaagaacaaatataaatatagctaTTCAAATAATAATCGGCAAGaactgaattaaaataaaagcacttCTGCGCTTTACAGTTATGCCACTAGTAGATGATCTCGCTGCAGTATTGGTAGCTTTCAATTTAATTACgaattcagattttttttaatgcgattactttaaagctgcactcttacagatttaccgtttttacaacgattttattttttgtttttgaatgagcatttttttgcgttaatatctacaaaccaatgataaaagactggtGACAAAGGACCAGATCGCAGAttatcatatttctgttcgaaaagtaatgttttatggctaaaagcgttactaactgaaaaatgcataacacatcattttttgaacttaaatataaaaatcagcgatctaatttttgtcagcagtcttatatgactggtttccatgcattttcgcataaattggctcgttccaagacaaaaaagttatcaaaacgttttatctgtgagagtgcagcttcaaaagGTAGCTTATGAACCTTTAACCTCAAATGCCGTGCCCAGAAGGTATGACAAACTAAAATAAAGTAGATCACCCAGACAAGTCTGCAATTATCTTGCCGTTTGATGTAAATTGAAAAGCGCGTGCGGTGCTCGCGGTTCTCATTAACCAATTGCAGTTCGGATCTAACGAGGCATTGCAAGCCATCTTTACCATTATCGACCATTGTCGTGTATCGGAATGCTCCCAGAACTCTCTTGTTTTTCACGTCAGTAGTTTGTCTTGTTGGTTAGATAGACCATTGCTTTGTCAACTGAATCGAGAATCTTGTCCTCGCAACTTTTATGATCATTCAACGATATATTGATTGATCAACGCGGTTTCTCCTTTCTCACACtataaaaaggttttttttgttttcaactcTCTTTCGCTTAATTATTGTCTAAGAGCGGTTTAATGAAATCACGTTGCCTTGACTTTCTATTAGACTATTTACGTTTTAAGGATTCATTGGAGCGTAAGGTATTGATTGGAGGCGATCGATTGTTGACTATGGAATCCAGGTTAACCTGGCTCCTTTAATGGCAGCAACTGAGTCTTTTTTCTCTCTTtctccatcaatgcattattgtATAGATGTGAAAAGTGAAGCggattaaatattcattatagaGCAAGGTGTCAATCAGGCGGCGCGctcgggattttttttataatgtaattCGATCCCGGGGAATAGGTGTCTTGTTGCTGGAAACGTAGCCTGGTATAAGCAGTGTTGTTGCAGCGAATATAGTGCAGTTGTAATTGATTGTTAATTATCAGATTGCATCTCTTCTATTGTGAATTTCTGGAAATAATGTCGGAGTCATCAAATTTAATAGCGTCGGCGTCATTCAATGTGGATAACGGCCATGATCTTGGTTCTCCCGGAGAGCCCAGGGAGGAGGTTTCGGAGTTCCGTCCCATTCCAGGGGCCCGCCGTTCCAGGACCGCAAAGAGAGCTTCCTGTGCTGGTAATTGCAATACAATGTGCTTACCAGGTTCACATGTGTTTTTGGTAGCAAAGACCGCCAGTTGTATGACCATCACAAGTGGTGTGTGCATCGCCTACGCGCTGCATCGTTGTTGGTCTTGCTGGCTCTTATGAATTTTCTTTTCGCGTAGGGATATGGTATGCGGCCGAATGTttaggccccaatttctcgaaacttcttaagcttaacatgcttaagtcgcttatttcaattagccataatacatactgaaaatggattttgataaatgaaaaatagtttattctgataatcatagcGAATATtcctacatatttttttttaaaaatcttgaagaagtaaatataacacattttaacaacaaaaatattgagattagcttaatcctgtttaaTAGGGACTTAAgcagtttcgagaaattggggccagaagttttaaaaagttaacGTCGACGTGATAAACgacatcattgttaacatttaagcgtgaaatgattgacaatgtgtacaacatttaaatataaacaaatacagttgCGATAGTTGTCTCAAACAGCAGATCACAAATGTATCCATTAGACTTCCACGGCATTAAGGAtttgaagttaacaacgatggcgttaacaacgttgttaacttaaacgaagttctgaacaatctgcccATTGGTatggaaaaaagaaaagaaaaatcgTTTAAATGACACCTTGCCTTGTCGTCGTACTCAAATAGTTCAAGCGATCACTCGTCACCAGATCTAGTGCAGATGTTTGAAcgaaatttttttttacataatgatattttctGTGTCACAAGGTGAGATGACATCGGTGCGCGTCGCATTCCACCGCAGACTGATGACTGACATTTCCCCCTGCAGTCACATGTTATGATGTGTGTTTATAGAGTTGAAAAACATGGAATATATCAATGGTCGGCTTCGTTGAACATGGTTTTAAACGTTGTAGATTTatcttatttgaaaacataaacattgagGGAAGCGAATAACTTACGTTTATTGGTAACGAATCACGATACTTGGTATTTGACTAGACTCTAGTGACTATGATTTGTCTTATCCCGGTCAAATTTGGCCAAACTTTTGTGGCTATGATTTGTCTTATCCCGGCCAAATTTTGCCAAACTCTGTGAACAATGACTTATATACCCAGGACAAACTTTGGTAAGACTCATGTGGCTACGATTTTCTTATCCCGGTAAATTTTGGCCAAACTTTGGTGATTATGATCCCGGTCAAATTTGGACAAACTCTGGTGACTATGATCCTGGTCAAATTTGGACAAACTCTGGTGACTATGATTTCGGTCAAATTTGGACAAACTCTGGTGACTATGATTCCGGTAAAATTTAGGCAAACTTTGTTGACTATGATTCCGGTCAAATTTGGCCAAACTCTGGTGACTATGACGTGTCTTATCCCGGAGAAATTTGCCAAATCTGGTGACTATGGTTTGTCTGAACAAAAGGCAAAACAACTCAAACTAGAGCCTGGAATTTcaactttatattttgtttaatcatttgcGTTGTTATCATTTGTTCTTCATACACTTTTATAGACCCCAGCCCTTCACTTAAATGGAATTGAacttatgataaaatgaaatggCACACTTCTATCTCTTCAAGTgatagttttttatataaatcatgaaataaaacgTTAACAATGGCGTTGAAACGTGCAGAGGGATAAACAGAAAAGTCATGAAACTTATATCTTAAAACTGTGTCTTTCTATTTGCAGCACACAGCGACAGCTGCTTGGACCGGACGCTCCACTGCCTGAGTCACGTGCCATGCGCGTCACTGCTCGCATGGATCCTGCTACTCATTGGGCTGGGCGGCTTCACCGGAAGTCTCCTCGCGGGCGCCGACCGCACACGTGACCTTCTGGAGGAGGACCGACTGTAAGTAAACGCTACAGAAATGCAGATATTTGTTTACACAGAACATGTTCCATACCTTTGTACATTGGTCCTTGTCCGTGCCGGGACCAGGGTGTAACACGGAAGCTCAAAAGAGTCTTGCTTAAGCGGTATATACCAGGCGcatagctgcctatacgcgagcaCGCgactgaatccacatgattctgactttaaaaataatcaGCCAACGTTGCAGAATGCGTACATGACCACATGACCCTTAAACTGTTCATTTTCCAGTATTAGAAGCACCTCAGAACTCCCAGAATGCACTAGACTGCaccatgtttttcaatattttctgcCATCGCATGCCCCCGAGCCCAACTAGCACAATTATGATTTCACATCAAAAGaaggctagctacgcccctgtataCATGGGCTTTGTAGATTCGAATGGCATACACATACCCACATGGTTAGAAGTTTGCTCTATTCTTTTATAATCAATAGATTACATAAGCCTTGTATTCCAGGCTATGGTTCATCGAGTACACCATAATCGGTGTCGTCTGCGGCATGTTCGTGATCGGCACGTGCCTTCTGATTGTGGCCCATTTCTCCAGTGAGCCTAGCAGCCGACATGCCTTCAACACCTCCAGCAAAAACACGTGCGGACGAGTTCTCAATATAGTCGTGAGTTACTTATTACGATGTATTATGCGTAATGTCAACTAGTTTATACCATCAACACGATTAATAAGATCAACACCTAACATGTTAACTCGtgcaatacaatttaaatttctgcgtgcattcggaacaccttggCCATATTCCATCGATAAAAACATCGGAGATATGTCGATACATCAtgaaaagtagttcgtaaaattttaaatactatttttgatatattgttgTGTTGTAAAGTGTTTTTGTATTACTTGGTccaaattgattgccagtgaagcctataattgcataaatatttaagatttccAAGCGTAATGTCCTAAGGATTAACTGCTATATTGAAATCACTACGCGAACTACTTGCAGcgtatttaaatgcaaaaaaaatgtccGCTTTGCACATGAAAAATGTCCGCTTTGCACATCTTCGGTAATTTCTGGCTGAAAAATGTCCGCAATACGCTACATATGAGGTTTGAACAAGTGGTATATGCAACATGATATTACAAATTCTGTTCATGCTATATTACAGTTGTAAGTCCTATGCTACAATGTGTCGATGTTGCATTACGAGTACATAGGTAAACCTTTGCATTATGTCGAAAATACAAACGAATATTCGTTTCCACTACATGTGTTGGTGCTACAATTCAAATGTTAGCCCTATGGTACATAACGCATGTAGACGCTACATCTCAGCTACACGCATTTAACGCTCGtatgtgtattatatttgtatatacatgtactttcagaTGGTAATACTCAGCTACATTCTATGTGTGGCGTGGCTGGTGACCAGTGCAATACTCTCCATTCCGGTGACGGCCCTCGGGCTCCTCTGGTACCTCGTTGACTTCAAGCACGTCGACTGCATCAACCTTGCAAACTATGGTAAGTGCTTGCTCCTATTGGTTTGCTTTGGCGTATTATTTGACTATTGCATTCGTTAACTCGCTAGGATGGCAGCAAAGTTCATTCCAAACATATTGCGCATACATATTTTCTGAATAAATTTTTCGTGTACTAGTAATTGTTACAGCACCGATCATTCATAATTACATAACATTTGATGTCGTCGAAAGTCTGGCACTTAACTCAAGAACTTTTGATTATACATTTCACAAGTTGAATCATTATACCAGACAAGCAATACAGAACCTTACACTATGCTTCAGTAATACTTATCATTCACagacatataaaacacattaatcctgcaatCGAGGTGCTACACACTGATACATACCATACTTTTTCCAATACAACCGCCATCTGAGGGGAAGTaatgctttcaaattcaacagTTCGCCTGAAATCAGTTATACCATGGTTTATATCCTCTCCTCCAGTTCTCCTGTAAACAATTCTACCATGGTTTATGCCCTCTCCTCCAGTTCCCCTGTAAACAATTCTACCATGGTTTATGTCCTCTCCTCCAGTTCTCCTGTAAACAATTCTACCATGGTTTATGTCCTCTTCTCCAGTTCCCCTGTAAACAGTTCTACCATGGTTTATGTCCTCTTCTCCAGTTCCCCTGTAAACAGTTCTACCATGGTGTATGTCCTCTCCTCCAGTTCCCCTGTAAACAATTGTACCATGGTTTATGTCCTCTTCTCCAGTTCCCTTGTTAACAGTTGtaccatgttttttttgtcatcTCCAGTTCCCCTGTAAACAATTGTACCATGGTTTATGTCCTCTTCTCCAGTTCCCCTGTAAACAGTTCTATCATGGTTTATGGCCTCTTCTCCAGTTCCTCTGTAAACAGTTGTACCATGGGTTATGTCCTCTACTCCAGTTCCCCTGTAAACAGTTGTACCATGGTTTATGTCCTCTTCTCCAGTTCCCCTGTAAACAATTCTACTATGGTTTATGTCCTCTTCTCCAGTTCCCCTGTAAACAGTTGTACCATGGTTTATGTCCTCTTCTCCAGTTCCCCTGTAAACAATTCTACTATGGTTTATATCCTCTCCTCCAGTTCCCCTGTAAACAGTTGTACCATGGTTTATGTCCTCTTCTCCAGTTCCCCTGTAAACAATTCTACTATGGTAAACAGTTCTACCATGGTTTATGTCCTCTTCTCCAGTTCCCCTGTAAACAGTTCTACCATGGTTTATGTCCTCTTCTCCAGTTCCCCTGTAAACAGTTCTACCATGGTTTATGTCCTCTTCTCCAGTTACCCTGTTAACAGTTgtaccatgttttttttttgtcctcTCCTCCAGTTCCCCTGTAAACAATTGTACCATGGTTTATGTCCTCTTCTCCAGTTCCTCTGTAAACAGTTGTACCATGGGTTATGTCCTCTACTCCAGTTCCCCTGTAAACAGTTGTACCAGGTTTATATC from Mya arenaria isolate MELC-2E11 chromosome 3, ASM2691426v1 harbors:
- the LOC128227336 gene encoding neuronal membrane glycoprotein M6-a-like isoform X10 — its product is MVDKISAHSDSCLDRTLHCLSHVPCASLLAWILLLIGLGGFTGSLLAGADRTRDLLEEDRLLWFIEYTIIGVVCGMFVIGTCLLIVAHFSSEPSSRHAFNTSSKNTCGRVLNIVMVILSYILCVAWLVTSAILSIPVTALGLLWYLVDFKHVDCINLANYGFDARELCNKDNDRGLERFTNHGKDLLCYYGAALISSFVIIISLIHFLMCMSANITHLRDARFATLNAYEEAEEAPAKPLNDTTM
- the LOC128227336 gene encoding neuronal membrane glycoprotein M6-a-like isoform X4 produces the protein MSYSFGYRYSSPENGSLLRGHGRERSTSSAHSDSCLDRTLHCLSHVPCASLLAWILLLIGLGGFTGSLLAGADRTRDLLEEDRLLWFIEYTIIGVVCGMFVIGTCLLIVAHFSSEPSSRHAFNTSSKNTCGRVLNIVMVILSYILCVAWLVTSAILSIPVTALGLLWYLVDFKHVDCINLANYGFDARELCNKDNDRGLERFTNHGKDLLCYYGAALISSFVIIISLIHFLMCMSANITHLRDARFATLNAYEEAEEAPAKPLNDTTM
- the LOC128227336 gene encoding neuronal membrane glycoprotein M6-a-like isoform X11, coding for MCTHSDSCLDRTLHCLSHVPCASLLAWILLLIGLGGFTGSLLAGADRTRDLLEEDRLLWFIEYTIIGVVCGMFVIGTCLLIVAHFSSEPSSRHAFNTSSKNTCGRVLNIVMVILSYILCVAWLVTSAILSIPVTALGLLWYLVDFKHVDCINLANYGFDARELCNKDNDRGLERFTNHGKDLLCYYGAALISSFVIIISLIHFLMCMSANITHLRDARFATLNAYEEAEEAPAKPLNDTTM